The Chitinivibrionales bacterium genome includes the window TATATCGATTTGCCTGCTGATAAAGTTGCATTGGATATTGGACATGGAGGTGGAAGATTGCTTGCAGAGGCTGCAAACCATTTTGGAAAAACACTCGGAATAGATATTCATAATAAAAACAATTTAGTAAGCAAAGAACTAAAGACCAGAGCCATTTTCAATTATCAATTAATACAATTTGACGGCGCCCACTTACCATTTACGAAGAATGCGATTGATATTGCTTATACCTTTATTGTGTTCCAGCACCTTGGCAGAATTGAACTATTTAAAATATTAATTGATGAAATATTCCGTATTCTCCAATACGAAGGTATTGCTGTTATATATTTCGGCAGAAAAAGATTTTTCTCTCTTAATAAGAAATCATATGCATTTTTTTTGCTTGACTGCCTTTTTGAACAAATCTGTATCCCGAATGGATTTATTGAATTTGCTG containing:
- a CDS encoding methyltransferase domain-containing protein; amino-acid sequence: MHKNAENFRAEIEKVSHASSDDFFSWFNNSSNKDTAFNKGKLDFLVNIKKPLDEYIDLPADKVALDIGHGGGRLLAEAANHFGKTLGIDIHNKNNLVSKELKTRAIFNYQLIQFDGAHLPFTKNAIDIAYTFIVFQHLGRIELFKILIDEIFRILQYEGIAVIYFGRKRFFSLNKKSYAFFLLDCLFEQICIPNGFIEFAAPVNHSNLYITLPHAKKIARKAGFHILKTLVSRKINQDGEITIGGQHGIILSKQQIKAGHYD